Genomic segment of Peribacillus frigoritolerans:
TGAAGTTATACCTGAAGACAATTGGGAACAAAAGAGGGAAGACATCGTTCGTGAAGGTGTAGATATCTTTGTAATGGGTGATGACTGGAAAGGCCAATTCGATGAATTATCCGAAGTTTGTGAAGTGGTCTACCTTCCAAGAACAATCGGCATATCGACTTCCCAAATTAAAGAGGACCTTTTACAAGTTACTAATGGCTAAAGAATTCGCGATAGGGATTTATCTTTTTTGTTTCAAAGTTTTATTCTCTATCTTTAAACTTTTCCCTTTATATGACAAAACGACCTTTGTCACATCATTCGGGGACAATTGCCAATATATCGCAAATGAAATGGACAAGCAGGACATTTCCATTCAAAAAGTATTTTTAATGAAATCGAGCAGTTCCATACAAGTTAAGGACGATGGGGAAACCATCGTCCTTCCGTTTGAATCAAAAAATATCATGGCCATGATCCGATCGGTTTATCATCTGGCTACATCAAAGTGGATTATCATCGATAATTATTTTGGCTTTCTTTCAGCTATTGCATTCAAAAAGCAAGTGACATGTGTCCAAGTATGGCATGCAGCCGGTGCCGTTAAGCAATTCGGGGCAAAAGACCCTTCCATTCAAAACCGTTCAGCCGGTGCAAGGAAAAGATTTTTAGAGGTATATAACAAATTCGATTATGTTACGGCAGGTTCAGAGAGAATGGCCGAAATTTTTCAAGAAAGTTTTCAACTGCCGGCATCCCATATCCTAAGGACCGGGATACCTCGGACCGATTTCTTTTTCAATGATGAATCAAAAAGAAATGCCCGTAATGCTTTGCTGGACAAGTATCCAGAACTTGAGCATAAGAAAATCATCCTGTATGCCCCTACATTCCGTAATGATGGCTTGAACAGCGGAGAGATTGCACTTGATTTGGAATTGCTCTACAAGGAACTTCAGGGCGAAAATTATGCGTTATTGCTAAAACTGCATCCAGCAGTAAATGCAGAGCATGATTTACAAGATAAATTCCCGGGATTCATTTACCCTATCAATAGTGAATTTCACGTTAATCAGCTGCTTATCAGTACGGATCTTTTAATAACCGATTACTCATCGATACCATTTGAATTCTCTTTCTTGGAAAGACCCATGATATTCTTTGCATATGACTTAGAAAAGTATGTGCAGGAACGGGGATTCTGGGAGGATTACTCCTCTTCCATGCCCGGACCCGTGGTATCTACCACAGAAGAACTCTTAAAGAAAATCCGAGCCGCCGATCAT
This window contains:
- the tagD gene encoding glycerol-3-phosphate cytidylyltransferase; translation: MKKVITYGTFDLLHWGHINLLKRAKDLGDYLIVAISTDEFNALKDKKAYHSFENRKMILESIRYVDEVIPEDNWEQKREDIVREGVDIFVMGDDWKGQFDELSEVCEVVYLPRTIGISTSQIKEDLLQVTNG
- a CDS encoding CDP-glycerol glycerophosphotransferase family protein, with amino-acid sequence MAKEFAIGIYLFCFKVLFSIFKLFPLYDKTTFVTSFGDNCQYIANEMDKQDISIQKVFLMKSSSSIQVKDDGETIVLPFESKNIMAMIRSVYHLATSKWIIIDNYFGFLSAIAFKKQVTCVQVWHAAGAVKQFGAKDPSIQNRSAGARKRFLEVYNKFDYVTAGSERMAEIFQESFQLPASHILRTGIPRTDFFFNDESKRNARNALLDKYPELEHKKIILYAPTFRNDGLNSGEIALDLELLYKELQGENYALLLKLHPAVNAEHDLQDKFPGFIYPINSEFHVNQLLISTDLLITDYSSIPFEFSFLERPMIFFAYDLEKYVQERGFWEDYSSSMPGPVVSTTEELLKKIRAADHSLLKIASFNHKWNEYSTGNSSRNLVDFLFK